Sequence from the Colletotrichum higginsianum IMI 349063 chromosome 6, whole genome shotgun sequence genome:
GTCCAGACATCTCGgaaccggcggcggcgagggtgttGTACTCATACGGCAGCTCGCTGTGTTGTGTGTGCATGGCGAGGTTGAAGGTAGCGTTACGGGCGTTCTGGGCCTGATATGGCGAGTTGGACGACAAATCCATGTGGCTTCCATCCCACCATTggttgtcgaggccgtccgaGGCATAGGCGTTGGACCAAGCGACGTGAGAGTCGGTCTGAGGAGTCGTTGTGGCCATTGGCCATGTGGCCTTGCTGGTGTTGGCAACATTGCCGGAGCtcatctgctgctgctggtagAACATGCCGCCCTTGTCGTCAAGGACAGGAGTGTCCATGGGCGTGGTGGGGTCGCCGCGGCGGAACATTGGTACGTGAGCTCCGGCAACGCCAGCATCGAAGAAAGGGTCATCCACGTAACCACCGCAAAAGGGCATACCGTTGCTCCCGGCCGACGATCCGGAAGGCAGGTCCTGAGGGATGGTGGCACTGttgggaggggagaggggaagtCTTGCGGACGGagggccggcgaggccgagctgctcgggGCGGAGCTTGAAAGATTTGCGAGGCGAGACGCTGGGCGAAAGGGGTCCCCTGGtttcgacggcgagggaAGACATGTTGGGCGGCTGTTTATGGCGGACAGACGCAGCTTTCTGCTGCAGTTTGGATGCGACAACTTTGAAGAAGTTGCTGGGCTTACGACCACCGTtggtgctgttgctgttgctgttgctgttgctgttgctgctgcttccAACGGTGTTACTCTGACTACCGCTGCTGACGGCGAGGTGGAGtttgatgttgctgctggtaGCGGACGAAGCTTGAGGAAGAGGAGTAGGAGGATGAGAAACGACGACAGGTGGTGCGCGAGATGGCGACGCTTTCAACGATATGCCTTCCAGGCGCAGGAGCTCAGAGTCAGAGATCGACTCAGACCCTCCTGCGTGAGCTGTGTCCGGATAGGTCGAAGCTTTTCTTTGTCCGTCGTCGCGGTCGATCGACCACGAAGACTGGAGCCCCGGGACGCCCACAGCAGATAGTACCAAGGCGTCTGCggtcaccgccgccgctactCTAGCGGCTGCTGATGATGGCACTACTGTGGCAGCGGGACCTGCTGCGGCGCTAGTCCTAGCTTCCACGACCGGCTGCGAGTGGCAACTTAGCAGGTCGTCCAGATCGTCCGATGCGCTTGTCGTAGACGTGGACCCGTGTGCGGGGAGTGGCATGTTGAAGAAGAACGAGTCGGTCAAGGCGGGTGGTGGCATCTCGTCACCCCCGGCCGTCGAAAGCCTTTCGAGGTCGACAAATTCCTCGAAGAGGAGCGTGTCGTGGTGGTGGACAGCACCCGATCCCGgcccccctccgccgccaggcCTCTCTGTCACTTCTCCCCCCCATGCCAGGTGAGACTGTCCCCCGCTACCGTCTTTGTCCTCGTCCATCGAGAACTGTACCTCCGAGTAGGCCATGTCGCCGTAGTCTGTCGGGTGCGAGCTGAGACTGATACTCTCGGCGGGGCTCCTCGTCCAATGTGAGACGGCCACAGTCATGCTCTCCTATGTCCCAATCTCTGCCTCtttctctgtctgtctctgtctgtctctgtctcggTCTGCCGACTATCAGTCTCTAGTTCCGCAAGCGACCGAGAGCCAAGGCCAGGCAGGGCTGGccaggaacaggaacagaAGTGGTAGGTTAAGGCCAACGGGGAGGACCCAGTCTGTTGTAGCGTGGGTATGTAATGATGCGAGGCTGCGAGTGGAACGAACGAGACAAGGCGGGCCTATAGCAAAGGAAAGGTGACGGAGGGATGTTACAATGTTCGTTTTCAGCATacacaagaagaagaaaaaggtGTAGAAAGGAGTGAGGGAAAGTTGGCCACAGAACTGGGGTATAACCATCCAAGAATGGGATTCTTGTACGGAAAAGAAAGCCGTCGATGGTTGCAAGTCCGCATCAGGTGGAGGGGGCCAGTGTCAACAAATACCGCCCAGTTTCATGTCTCTGACCCTGCCACAGCAACTACTGCTCGAGAAATGGAGGCAGCACGGAGACGGGCGGCACTGGAATTGGGAGGACAGAGATCACCGTGCTTCCGGCGAGGGATGCTGCCAGCATCTGGCTGGCCAAAGGAATGCAACCCACGTCGTCTAGTGACCCAGCAGCATGTCCGCATTCCAGTCATTGCGACCGTCTCCCATTCTGTACCTGACAGAGCTGGGGTAGATGGGACGGAGAGACAGCGACGTCAAAGAAAACCCGGCTCCTCTTTCTTTCATGGCAACATCTGTTTGTCGGGAAGCGAAAGCTCCCAGGAAACAATCcctcgcctcgccctcccAGCCAGGGCCAACGAGGACAACAAAGAGGCGTCACGTCGTACCTCGAAGGCAGGCCCGCACATCGTCTCCTGCTCACTGCCACACGCTTCAATTGATCAGGGCGACCAACCGCACCTTGATATCACGTATTCCGAATCGCTGATGCGCTGTGGTGGATATCGTCCGTTTGGAGAGCGCCACAGTCGGAGCACACCTACATTTCGTCATGTGCCCGGCCAATAAAGCCCTGTCGTGGTGCCGAGAGTACATGAAGATCTGGGCCTCTCTCCTTCTCATCTTTCCTATAGTCCTCTCTCCGCTGAGGAGGGAGGTGTGCCATTTCGAAAGGTGCGTTGGACAAGGGTGTTGCAGCGACAAACAAGGGAACGGAGATATTTCGAGAAAGTAAGGGCGCTGCCGGCTCAGAGCGATGGCGGTGCCAAAATGCAAGGAACGACGCCTCCCACGGCCGGACCGCAAACTGGTCCAGGCCTCTCGGCTGTGACTGACTCTGCCCTTCAAGCCATAGTATTCCGGCCCTCCGCGACCTATCAGGCCACCCACGGCTGCCACCGCGACAGGTCGTATCTGATTAGGCTGTTGAATGCTGTCCCAGAAGGCACTACTGCGTGTGCCTTCTCCGCTCTCGACTGGAAAAGGTTGTCGCCTTAAAGTCTAATCTGGCGTACAGTTTCGATTGCTTGTGAGCTCTTTTGGCCGATGGACCACGGAAGGGATAGATCGTGCAATGTGAGGGGGTGTAAGTGTGGCGCGTGTTCTCTGGGTGATGACTGGAATGTCGCCGTAGTCTTTCCGAACCCCTCTCCCCTCATCACGCCTGGACAAGGAGGGGTTGCAAAGGTCCGGTGAGCGATAGAGCGTTGGTGAGTGATGACCCACGTTGCTTGTCCTGGGTAAGGGGGAACGGGGATCGTTGTCTATTGTGCCGCTTGCATCAATAGAGAGCCCCTCCGAAGTCTGCTTTGGTCACAATAGCTTTCCAGTCTGCCGGGGCAACTCGCTCGCGATGTATAACCGTTGTGTCGCACGCGTTTCCCCAACCACTCATATGAACGGTGCTCTGAAAACATCTGTATCCTGCATAAACTCGAGTCTTAGTCATCGATTTGGCTGTATTTGAAAACGGGCCAAGTTGCAAACTGCAACACCTCCCAATGTGTTGGGGGGCCTGTAATGTTGTTTTCGACAAGTCCCTAAACCACTCCAGTGATCCGGCTTCATTAATAGTCTGAAGGAAGATGATGAGATTATGCGCCCCGCCGAGAAGCGCCTTCTCCAGTCATGAACATACATATTATTGGCGCCTTTTTCCTGCAGTCCTGAAGGCTATGAGCGGGCGCCCGACAGTGGGACATGAAGTTCGGCCGTCTCCGACTCCGCAACGAACTCCGCCCATCCGCATCCGTAGGAGCCAATGGTGACTCCGACACCGGGTTCAAGTGTGTGAAGATGCAGAAAAGGcaataaaaaaaaaagaacaaaaaGGCGACTTATCGCAAGGTGAGTAAGAAGAACGCCAGAGCCTCCTGTGTCGCGCCGGACAGAACCAAAACGCCGATTGACTTTCCAATTGCCTGGAGTCCTTGGATCCCGAAACCCCCTTTGGGCTTCTGTGTCATAATAACATTTTTGAGT
This genomic interval carries:
- a CDS encoding Developmental regulatory protein, with the protein product MTVAVSHWTRSPAESISLSSHPTDYGDMAYSEVQFSMDEDKDGSGGQSHLAWGGEVTERPGGGGGPGSGAVHHHDTLLFEEFVDLERLSTAGGDEMPPPALTDSFFFNMPLPAHGSTSTTSASDDLDDLLSCHSQPVVEARTSAAAGPAATVVPSSAAARVAAAVTADALVLSAVGVPGLQSSWSIDRDDGQRKASTYPDTAHAGGSESISDSELLRLEGISLKASPSRAPPVVVSHPPTPLPQASSATSSNIKLHLAVSSGSQSNTVGSSSNSNSNSNSNSTNGGRKPSNFFKVVASKLQQKAASVRHKQPPNMSSLAVETRGPLSPSVSPRKSFKLRPEQLGLAGPPSARLPLSPPNSATIPQDLPSGSSAGSNGMPFCGGYVDDPFFDAGVAGAHVPMFRRGDPTTPMDTPVLDDKGGMFYQQQQMSSGNVANTSKATWPMATTTPQTDSHVAWSNAYASDGLDNQWWDGSHMDLSSNSPYQAQNARNATFNLAMHTQHSELPYEYNTLAAAGSEMSGLMIHMPQPRATSSPVVHYQPPQQHHHHHQQQQQQQQQQQQQQQQQQQQQSQQQQLHHQQHPQQMTERRPRMPRAPSAGTRHMCMSTPMRKTRNTSRTRQPSRESSTSPTPTNRSRHSSGGSLSSIGGGAALSASVKKRRSWSRRESLRTPSIGSGLGGAPEGVGFVNFTPSDKNILMTGVAPSGSSKTKARREKEAMEKRRRLSEAAIKAVKAAGGDVDKLVEEGFVF